From Heliomicrobium gestii, a single genomic window includes:
- a CDS encoding histidinol-phosphatase HisJ family protein, translating to MLVDYHVHAMGHGTSQHTVEEISAYLETARLRGVAQVGFADHDRYLDEYDVEAVREAALKFPDVQVRLGVEIDYIRHADRELQAMTSRYPFDYVIGSVHKIEDWDFDCIEFKDRYDRWEMDDLYGTYFDHVREVAEKGLFSFIGHLDLIKIFNFRSRRPIVELAEEALQAIRRAGLPCEINTNGLNKPVAEMYPQRSLLERCFELAIPIVLSSDAHFAHEVGRDLDKARDLAWSVGYRQVATFHRRRCIMENL from the coding sequence ATGCTCGTTGATTATCATGTTCACGCCATGGGCCATGGCACATCCCAGCATACGGTCGAGGAGATTTCCGCCTACCTGGAAACGGCGCGGCTGCGCGGCGTCGCCCAGGTGGGTTTCGCCGACCATGACCGCTACCTCGACGAATATGATGTCGAGGCCGTCCGCGAAGCGGCGTTAAAATTTCCGGACGTGCAGGTGCGGTTAGGGGTGGAGATCGATTATATCCGCCACGCCGATAGGGAACTCCAGGCGATGACATCGCGGTATCCCTTCGATTATGTGATCGGTTCGGTCCACAAGATCGAAGACTGGGATTTTGACTGCATCGAGTTTAAGGATCGTTATGACCGGTGGGAGATGGACGACCTCTACGGCACCTACTTTGACCATGTGCGGGAAGTCGCCGAAAAAGGGTTGTTCAGCTTCATCGGCCATCTGGATCTGATCAAGATTTTTAATTTCCGCAGCCGGCGGCCGATCGTGGAGTTGGCCGAGGAAGCGCTCCAGGCGATCCGCCGGGCGGGATTGCCTTGCGAGATCAACACGAACGGCTTGAACAAACCCGTCGCCGAGATGTATCCCCAGCGCTCCTTGTTGGAACGCTGCTTTGAACTGGCCATTCCGATCGTGCTCAGCTCAGACGCTCACTTCGCCCATGAAGTCGGGCGGGACTTGGACAAAGCCCGCGATCTGGCCTGGTCTGTCGGCTATCGCCAGGTGGCCACCTTCCATCGCCGCCGGTGCATCATGGAGAACTTATAA
- the serC gene encoding 3-phosphoserine/phosphohydroxythreonine transaminase: protein MERVFNFNPGPATLPLAVLEEAQREMLNYKGTGMSVMEISHRSKEYEAINNEAEATLKELLGLGDNYRVLFLQGGASTQFAMVPMSFLGAGQTADYILTGSWSEKAMKEAQKFGQTHVAATTQEGNYVRIPKADEIQLSEAPAYAHITSNNTIFGTQWQSFPDFGDIPLIADMSSDILCKPFDANKFALIYAGAQKNLGPSGVTVVIIRQDMIEKASTKLPTMLRYDIHAKNNSLYNTPPSFSVYMLNLVLRWVKAQGGLVAMEKHNVEKAALIYDVIDGSNGYYKGHANKDSRSTMNITFTLPSEELEKAFAAEATKAGLIGLKGHRSVGGMRASTYNAMPREGCVALAEFMKEFMGKKG, encoded by the coding sequence ATGGAGCGCGTTTTCAACTTTAACCCCGGTCCCGCCACCCTGCCCCTGGCTGTCCTCGAAGAAGCCCAACGGGAGATGCTGAACTATAAAGGGACCGGCATGTCGGTCATGGAGATCAGCCACCGGTCCAAAGAATATGAGGCCATCAACAATGAAGCGGAAGCCACCTTGAAGGAACTGCTTGGCCTCGGTGACAACTACCGGGTGCTCTTCCTCCAGGGCGGCGCCAGCACCCAGTTCGCCATGGTGCCCATGAGCTTCCTGGGCGCCGGCCAAACAGCCGACTACATCCTCACCGGCAGTTGGTCGGAAAAAGCAATGAAAGAAGCGCAAAAGTTCGGCCAGACCCATGTGGCCGCCACCACTCAGGAAGGCAACTACGTCCGCATCCCCAAGGCCGACGAGATCCAACTGAGCGAGGCGCCTGCCTACGCGCACATCACCTCGAACAACACCATCTTCGGCACCCAGTGGCAGAGCTTCCCCGACTTCGGCGACATTCCCCTCATCGCCGACATGTCCAGCGACATCCTCTGCAAACCCTTTGACGCCAACAAGTTCGCCCTCATCTACGCCGGCGCCCAGAAAAACCTCGGCCCCTCCGGCGTCACCGTCGTCATCATCCGCCAGGACATGATCGAGAAAGCCTCGACCAAACTGCCGACCATGCTCCGCTACGACATCCACGCCAAGAACAACTCCCTCTACAACACACCGCCCAGCTTCTCTGTCTACATGCTCAACCTGGTCCTGCGCTGGGTCAAAGCCCAGGGCGGCTTGGTCGCCATGGAAAAACACAACGTGGAGAAAGCGGCGCTGATCTACGATGTCATCGACGGCAGCAACGGTTACTACAAAGGCCACGCCAACAAGGACAGCCGTTCCACCATGAACATCACCTTCACCCTGCCCAGTGAAGAGCTGGAAAAAGCCTTCGCCGCCGAAGCGACGAAAGCCGGCCTCATCGGCCTGAAAGGTCACCGTTCCGTCGGCGGCATGCGCGCCTCCACGTACAACGCCATGCCCCGTGAAGGCTGTGTCGCTCTGGCGGAATTCATGAAGGAATTCATGGGGAAGAAGGGGTAA
- a CDS encoding spore germination protein, whose translation MSPFNWQPFKKLLRVDPPMMKKSFSLSPYDKWLAQQRENAGANKRLSTSSLYAPALSRHFPKPKADTGKQGATSGPIKYKGHGNSAAATSPDEGIPAGLCEIRRWLSREFTIRLNPDLRLRHVTLGLPQPVPALLVFFQSQVNNEHLSDMVITPLVMPFDGPIEDGARDAPFSSAAEVSSIKSSLLNALATRFTTSVGQISPLPTKGAVIHALINGHVALFVEGESEALMFEAASIPGRGVEQPVTEAVVRGPHEAFNENIDSNIGLLRARLRSSRLLTEIGFVGRLAQIRYSLIYVAGLTHPALVREMRRRIEAIDVDAIQDIGLLAQYVEDSPNAFLPQQMITERPDRVAAALADGAVAVLLDRSPYALVAPVTFWSLLQSPEDMYLRWPYGAFARIIRFIATLITILLPGLYIAVTAYHPEMLPTELMLSTAAARERVPFPVLAEIIFLEFALELVRESGIRIPKQIGPTIGIVGAIIIGQAAVEAGLISPVLVVLMSVTALAVFIIPSYDLLYGIRLLRLLFVLAASLWGLFGIALTTTILAFHLVTLKSLGVPLLSPVVPARSHGDDVILRPPIFSQSQRPAENRPVDKTRQSPLQRDWNPAARVRVKEKGPPKASPKPGGSS comes from the coding sequence ATGTCGCCGTTTAACTGGCAGCCGTTCAAGAAACTGCTGCGGGTCGATCCACCCATGATGAAAAAGTCCTTTTCTCTCTCCCCTTATGACAAGTGGTTGGCGCAGCAAAGGGAGAACGCTGGGGCCAACAAGCGGCTTTCCACAAGCAGCCTCTACGCCCCGGCCCTTTCACGGCATTTTCCGAAACCCAAAGCAGACACAGGCAAACAGGGCGCCACCAGCGGCCCCATCAAGTACAAGGGGCACGGAAATAGCGCTGCGGCGACATCCCCGGACGAAGGGATACCGGCAGGGCTTTGCGAGATCCGGCGATGGCTGTCCCGTGAATTCACGATCCGGCTCAATCCAGACCTGCGACTGCGCCACGTGACGCTGGGGCTGCCACAGCCGGTCCCGGCGCTGCTCGTCTTTTTCCAGAGCCAAGTCAATAATGAACACCTGAGCGATATGGTGATCACCCCGCTGGTGATGCCTTTTGATGGCCCCATCGAAGACGGCGCGAGGGATGCCCCATTTTCTTCAGCCGCTGAGGTTTCCTCCATCAAGAGTTCGCTTCTGAACGCCCTCGCCACCCGCTTCACCACATCGGTGGGTCAGATTTCCCCGTTGCCCACTAAAGGCGCCGTCATCCATGCCCTGATCAACGGCCATGTGGCGCTTTTTGTAGAAGGCGAGTCAGAAGCGTTGATGTTCGAAGCGGCATCCATACCAGGGCGCGGCGTGGAGCAGCCGGTCACCGAGGCCGTCGTGCGCGGCCCCCATGAGGCATTCAACGAAAACATCGACAGCAACATCGGCCTCCTGCGCGCCCGCTTGCGCAGCAGCCGGCTGCTGACCGAGATCGGCTTCGTCGGCCGACTGGCGCAGATCCGCTACAGCCTCATTTACGTGGCCGGGTTGACCCATCCGGCGCTGGTGCGGGAGATGCGGCGGCGCATCGAGGCGATCGACGTCGACGCCATTCAAGACATCGGCCTGCTGGCCCAGTATGTGGAAGACAGCCCCAACGCCTTCCTGCCCCAGCAAATGATCACGGAACGACCTGACCGTGTCGCTGCTGCGCTGGCCGACGGCGCTGTGGCGGTCCTGCTCGACCGCAGCCCCTACGCCCTCGTCGCGCCGGTGACCTTTTGGAGCCTGCTGCAATCGCCGGAAGACATGTACCTGCGCTGGCCCTACGGCGCCTTCGCCCGGATCATCCGCTTTATCGCCACACTGATCACCATCTTGCTCCCCGGACTGTATATCGCCGTCACCGCCTACCACCCTGAGATGCTGCCGACAGAACTGATGTTGTCCACGGCCGCCGCACGGGAACGAGTGCCCTTTCCCGTGCTCGCTGAAATCATTTTTCTCGAGTTCGCCCTTGAACTGGTTCGCGAGTCCGGCATCCGCATCCCCAAGCAGATCGGCCCCACCATCGGCATCGTCGGCGCCATCATCATCGGCCAGGCAGCAGTCGAAGCGGGCCTGATCTCGCCAGTCCTCGTCGTCCTCATGTCTGTCACGGCCCTGGCGGTCTTCATCATCCCATCCTACGATCTGCTGTACGGCATCCGGCTCCTGCGCCTGCTCTTTGTCCTCGCCGCTTCCTTATGGGGCCTTTTCGGCATCGCCCTCACGACGACGATCCTGGCCTTTCACCTGGTCACCTTGAAATCCCTCGGCGTACCGCTGCTCTCTCCCGTCGTCCCGGCCCGTTCTCACGGCGATGATGTCATCCTGCGACCACCCATTTTCAGCCAGTCCCAACGGCCTGCTGAAAATCGCCCCGTCGATAAAACCCGCCAATCGCCCCTGCAACGGGACTGGAATCCGGCGGCCCGTGTTCGCGTCAAGGAAAAGGGGCCGCCAAAGGCTTCCCCCAAGCCAGGCGGTTCATCATGA
- a CDS encoding GerAB/ArcD/ProY family transporter yields MKQADHIGVVEAIFLLWVILDTNIFLGLPRYFAASGESAMYLLPLFCYLFLSPILWMIIRLRAYHPQLIFTEIPGKLWGQWASTLLAWFVAIFFAFSTGNYLRQFVSLINDAILPLSPASYLIIPFVFAIAFGAYHGAESISRANYLLLPITLGGYLLLLGSAYIIGEPSFATPFFGPGLDRLFWGGLYRVPYFLEIVILTVLFPHFRSNKQFRQVIWYGTFLNVLLLALGLLAYALNFPPTNTQNVGFPLFQLSRNIYFGRYLQRVEALFTFIWVIMSIFKMSLSLYAGSIAFARGIGAPFYQPYVPPMAVLTVVFCFLAPNYLTALEWEWGILRYASTVPFVAFLSLLLVASYWQAQKKSAAPRGRTPSTP; encoded by the coding sequence ATGAAACAGGCCGATCACATCGGTGTCGTCGAGGCCATTTTCCTGCTCTGGGTGATCCTCGACACCAACATTTTTCTTGGCCTCCCCCGCTATTTCGCCGCCAGCGGAGAGAGCGCCATGTACCTGCTTCCTTTATTCTGTTACCTCTTTCTGTCGCCGATCCTGTGGATGATCATCCGGCTGCGCGCCTACCATCCGCAACTGATCTTCACAGAAATACCGGGCAAACTCTGGGGCCAGTGGGCATCGACGCTGTTGGCGTGGTTTGTGGCGATTTTCTTCGCCTTTTCCACCGGCAACTACCTGCGCCAGTTCGTATCCCTGATCAACGACGCCATCCTTCCCCTGTCACCGGCGTCGTACCTGATCATCCCCTTTGTCTTCGCGATCGCCTTCGGCGCGTACCATGGCGCAGAATCGATCAGCCGGGCCAATTACCTGCTCCTGCCCATCACCCTGGGCGGATACCTGCTTTTGCTGGGAAGCGCTTACATCATCGGGGAACCCTCTTTCGCCACCCCTTTTTTCGGTCCCGGCCTGGATCGACTGTTCTGGGGCGGGCTGTACCGGGTGCCCTATTTTCTCGAAATCGTCATCCTGACGGTCCTCTTTCCCCACTTCCGCAGCAACAAACAGTTCCGGCAGGTGATCTGGTACGGAACCTTTCTCAATGTCTTATTGCTCGCTCTCGGTCTTCTGGCCTATGCGTTGAACTTCCCCCCTACAAACACGCAAAACGTCGGTTTTCCGCTCTTTCAGTTGTCCCGCAACATCTATTTCGGCCGCTACCTGCAGCGCGTCGAGGCGCTGTTCACCTTCATCTGGGTGATCATGTCCATATTTAAAATGTCGCTCTCCCTTTACGCCGGTTCAATCGCCTTTGCTCGGGGGATCGGAGCGCCCTTCTACCAACCCTATGTGCCGCCCATGGCCGTATTGACAGTGGTCTTCTGCTTCCTGGCGCCCAACTACCTGACCGCCCTCGAGTGGGAATGGGGGATTCTTCGCTACGCCTCCACCGTCCCTTTTGTCGCCTTTCTCTCGCTGTTGCTGGTCGCAAGCTACTGGCAGGCGCAAAAAAAAAGCGCCGCCCCAAGGGGGAGGACGCCATCGACACCCTGA
- a CDS encoding Ger(x)C family spore germination protein, whose product MPKKKRLPVVIAILLCGLILPGCWDKRELDQYAFVLSMGVDLGPQEEIELTVRISIPSSLTAQAGRGGVSSPAEVSKVITATGRTIPEAMSHLDSQVERQVSYMHCRTVLLGEKIAQHGIVPYLDVFNRYREFRRALFVFIVKDVAVRDIFMNTTPVLETNVARYLESIATSEERTDYAPVTRLLDINRTIEEYHVDTVISVFALNDQILKEKPDSKVKPRPTPEFRKDGTETPGVEPETSAGHLHRSGGNPLEYIGSAVFIGGKLVTYMDGAENRIWSMLIGRYNTGLWTFPDPHQPGKYVSMRLNHGDPLRVTVDDSVHPIRIEVKVELDGTIVEISSRKPYATPEGFRDMEAFINRELNSQAIRLVKRMQKIPADPFQFVRTLRMRTLTTGEYWNIPWREWFRDAEFIADIHVHVRRPGYQVQPDEPLKQEEHLVR is encoded by the coding sequence ATGCCGAAAAAGAAACGACTGCCGGTTGTGATCGCTATCCTCCTCTGCGGCCTCATCCTGCCCGGTTGCTGGGACAAACGGGAACTGGATCAGTACGCCTTCGTTCTCTCCATGGGCGTCGACTTGGGGCCCCAGGAGGAGATCGAACTGACTGTCCGCATCTCCATCCCTTCATCCTTGACGGCACAAGCGGGGCGCGGCGGCGTATCATCGCCTGCTGAAGTCTCCAAGGTGATCACCGCCACCGGTCGAACCATACCGGAAGCCATGTCCCACCTCGACAGTCAAGTCGAACGTCAGGTGTCTTACATGCACTGCCGGACCGTCCTGCTGGGCGAAAAGATCGCACAGCACGGAATCGTGCCCTATCTTGACGTGTTTAACCGTTACCGCGAGTTTCGGCGGGCGCTCTTCGTCTTTATCGTCAAAGACGTGGCCGTCCGGGATATTTTCATGAATACGACGCCTGTGCTGGAAACAAACGTAGCGCGCTACCTGGAGAGCATCGCCACTTCAGAAGAACGAACCGATTACGCCCCCGTCACCCGCCTGCTCGATATCAACCGGACGATTGAAGAATACCATGTGGACACGGTCATCTCGGTCTTTGCGCTCAATGATCAGATTCTTAAGGAAAAGCCGGACTCTAAAGTGAAGCCGCGGCCTACGCCGGAGTTCAGAAAGGATGGCACGGAAACGCCAGGCGTTGAACCGGAAACATCTGCCGGCCATTTGCACCGTTCCGGCGGCAACCCCCTGGAATACATCGGTTCGGCTGTTTTTATTGGCGGGAAACTGGTTACGTATATGGATGGCGCAGAAAATCGCATCTGGTCGATGCTGATCGGGAGATACAACACCGGCCTTTGGACGTTCCCCGATCCCCATCAACCAGGCAAATACGTTTCCATGCGGCTGAATCACGGCGATCCTCTCCGGGTCACTGTCGACGATTCCGTCCACCCCATACGCATCGAAGTGAAAGTTGAACTGGATGGAACCATCGTGGAAATCAGCAGCCGTAAGCCCTACGCGACACCGGAAGGGTTTCGTGATATGGAGGCGTTCATCAATCGAGAACTGAACAGCCAGGCTATTCGACTGGTCAAGCGGATGCAGAAGATCCCGGCCGATCCCTTTCAATTCGTCCGCACGCTGCGCATGCGCACCCTGACCACTGGGGAGTACTGGAACATCCCCTGGCGTGAATGGTTTCGCGACGCTGAATTCATCGCGGACATCCACGTCCATGTGCGCCGTCCCGGCTATCAGGTTCAGCCGGACGAACCACTCAAACAAGAGGAGCATCTGGTACGATGA
- a CDS encoding ABC transporter permease, with protein sequence MQKRVSSLENVLKTIYVIWYRELIRFIREKSQWAGMILQPTFYLTFVGTGIAASMRFRVTPGADDVNYMTFIYPGIIAMSVLFTSMSSGISIIWDREFGFLKEILVAPVPRWAISVGKALGIGTIVCFQGLVLLCLSPLAGVPITIGTALLVLPLCALIGFAIGLLGISIAGRMESMQGFQLISNFLTMPMFFLSGAMYPMQSAPLWLQWLMRVDPLTYGVDALRNVIYRGIPEAAVMLHHSLAVDVAALGAFAFVTALTGMTAFNRQG encoded by the coding sequence ATGCAGAAGAGGGTGTCATCATTGGAAAATGTGCTGAAGACGATCTATGTCATCTGGTACCGCGAACTGATCCGGTTCATCCGCGAAAAAAGCCAGTGGGCCGGCATGATCCTCCAACCCACCTTTTATCTCACCTTTGTCGGCACGGGCATCGCCGCATCGATGCGATTTCGCGTCACCCCAGGCGCTGACGATGTGAACTACATGACCTTCATCTACCCCGGCATTATCGCCATGTCGGTCCTATTTACATCCATGTCCTCAGGCATCTCGATCATCTGGGACCGTGAGTTTGGCTTCTTAAAAGAGATCCTCGTCGCGCCGGTTCCCCGCTGGGCCATCTCCGTCGGCAAGGCCCTCGGCATCGGGACCATCGTCTGCTTCCAGGGCCTCGTCCTTTTGTGCCTCTCGCCGCTGGCCGGCGTGCCCATCACCATCGGCACGGCGCTGCTCGTCTTGCCCCTTTGCGCCCTGATCGGCTTTGCCATCGGGCTCTTGGGGATCTCCATCGCCGGACGGATGGAGTCGATGCAGGGATTTCAATTGATCTCCAACTTCCTGACGATGCCCATGTTTTTCTTGAGCGGCGCCATGTATCCCATGCAGAGCGCCCCCCTGTGGTTGCAGTGGCTCATGCGCGTCGACCCGCTCACCTATGGCGTCGACGCGCTCAGAAACGTCATCTACCGGGGCATCCCCGAGGCGGCGGTGATGCTTCACCACAGCCTTGCCGTCGATGTGGCGGCCTTGGGCGCCTTTGCCTTCGTGACGGCGCTCACCGGAATGACGGCTTTCAACCGGCAGGGATAA
- a CDS encoding ATP-binding cassette domain-containing protein — MDNIITVEHLVKRYNDFPAVNDISFAVKPGEIFGFLGPNGAGKSTTIKILCTLLSITSGRAVLNGFDVEKDPLKVRQSIGLVFQDFSLDDRLTAMENLYFHGMLYNVPRRLLQERMDAVLEMVQLTDRKKDLVKKYSGGMKRRLEIARGLLHYPKVLFLDEPTIGLDPQTRTAIWEHILHLRHSLGLCIFLTTHYMDEAEHCDRIAVIDHGRIIALDTPTNLKKTTVGGDRITLTADDNEFMAEELKNRFGMEAVLSDDTLSFQVEQGDAFIPRFLSAFPNQVKAIRLHEPTLDDVFLSLTGRGIRDDLLSDGERFRQRRLRRRR, encoded by the coding sequence ATGGATAATATTATCACTGTCGAACACTTAGTCAAACGGTACAACGATTTTCCCGCTGTCAACGACATCTCCTTCGCGGTGAAGCCTGGCGAGATTTTCGGGTTTCTCGGCCCCAACGGCGCCGGCAAGTCGACGACCATCAAGATCCTCTGCACCTTGCTCTCGATCACCTCAGGCCGGGCCGTCTTGAACGGCTTTGACGTGGAAAAGGATCCCTTGAAGGTGCGTCAGTCGATCGGTCTGGTCTTTCAGGATTTTTCCCTCGATGACCGCCTAACGGCCATGGAAAACCTCTACTTTCACGGGATGCTGTACAACGTGCCCCGGCGTCTCTTGCAGGAGCGGATGGATGCCGTTCTGGAAATGGTTCAACTGACCGACCGTAAAAAGGATCTGGTGAAGAAATACTCCGGCGGGATGAAACGCCGGTTGGAGATCGCCCGGGGCCTCCTCCACTACCCAAAGGTGTTGTTCTTAGACGAGCCGACCATCGGCCTTGATCCCCAGACCCGCACCGCCATCTGGGAACATATCCTGCACCTTCGACACAGCCTAGGGCTCTGCATCTTCCTGACGACCCACTACATGGATGAGGCGGAGCACTGCGACCGCATCGCCGTCATCGACCATGGCCGGATCATCGCCCTCGATACGCCGACAAATCTGAAGAAAACGACCGTCGGCGGCGACCGGATCACGCTGACCGCTGACGACAATGAATTTATGGCGGAGGAATTGAAAAACCGCTTCGGTATGGAAGCGGTGCTTTCGGACGATACGTTGAGTTTTCAGGTGGAACAGGGCGACGCTTTCATCCCGCGCTTTCTCAGCGCATTTCCCAACCAGGTGAAGGCGATCCGCCTCCATGAGCCCACCTTGGATGATGTCTTTTTATCCCTGACAGGGCGCGGGATACGGGATGATCTTTTGAGCGATGGGGAGCGGTTTCGGCAGAGGAGGTTGAGGAGGAGACGATAG
- the thiS gene encoding sulfur carrier protein ThiS produces MRATVNGAPVELPGVTPLLAFLAERKLNPAVVVIEHNGQILHRDRWPDTCISDGDTLEILSFVGGG; encoded by the coding sequence ATGCGCGCTACTGTCAACGGCGCCCCGGTGGAATTGCCGGGCGTCACCCCCTTGCTCGCCTTTCTGGCCGAGCGCAAACTGAACCCTGCCGTCGTCGTCATCGAGCACAACGGCCAGATCCTGCACCGGGATCGCTGGCCCGACACCTGCATCAGCGACGGCGACACCCTGGAAATCCTGTCATTCGTAGGAGGAGGTTGA
- a CDS encoding thiazole synthase, with amino-acid sequence MDRLVIGGRELKSRLFIGSGKFADESIIGDIVAQTGVEIVTVALRRVSLSGDGDNILRCIPKECVLLPNTSGARTAEEAIRIARLARAAGCGDWVKIEVISDNKYLLPDNNETIKATRVLAEEGFVVLPYMHPDLYAAKELERAGAAAVMPLGAPIGTNRGLKTKEIVRILIEECRVPVIVDAGIGKPSEAAEAMEMGAAACLVNTAIATAGNPLVMARAFSQAVEAGRLAYLAQPGETTEYARASSPLTGFLRS; translated from the coding sequence ATGGATCGACTGGTCATCGGCGGCCGGGAACTGAAGAGCCGCCTGTTCATCGGCAGCGGCAAGTTTGCCGACGAAAGCATCATCGGCGACATCGTCGCCCAGACGGGTGTGGAGATCGTCACCGTCGCCCTGCGGCGCGTCAGCCTCTCCGGCGACGGCGACAACATCCTTCGCTGCATCCCCAAGGAGTGTGTCCTGCTGCCCAACACCTCAGGCGCCCGGACGGCCGAAGAAGCCATCCGCATCGCCCGCCTGGCCCGCGCCGCCGGATGCGGCGACTGGGTGAAGATTGAAGTCATCTCCGACAACAAATACCTGTTGCCCGACAACAACGAGACGATCAAAGCGACCCGCGTCCTCGCGGAAGAGGGCTTTGTCGTCCTTCCCTACATGCACCCCGACCTCTATGCCGCCAAGGAACTGGAGCGGGCCGGCGCCGCCGCCGTCATGCCCCTGGGCGCGCCCATCGGCACAAACCGGGGCTTGAAGACGAAGGAGATCGTCCGCATCCTCATCGAGGAGTGCCGCGTCCCCGTCATCGTCGACGCCGGCATCGGCAAGCCCTCCGAAGCCGCCGAAGCCATGGAGATGGGCGCTGCCGCCTGCCTCGTCAACACAGCCATCGCCACCGCCGGCAACCCCCTCGTCATGGCGCGCGCCTTCAGCCAGGCTGTCGAAGCCGGTCGTCTCGCCTACCTGGCCCAGCCGGGCGAAACCACCGAGTACGCCCGGGCCAGCTCGCCGCTGACAGGCTTTTTGAGGAGTTAG
- the thiH gene encoding 2-iminoacetate synthase ThiH, translating to MHSFYEQIEAYEGFDFARFLEGVSLRQVDGVLNKDYLSPHDFLALLSPAAAERLEAMAQKAHRLTRQHFGRVIQLYTPIYLANYCVNRCVYCNFNHRNDIERRQLTTAEIEGEAEAIAATGLRQILLLTGEKPGKDALDYLINAVEIVRNHFTAVGIEVNPMDVAAYCRLAEAGVDSLTIYHETYDRAVYDRLHPAGPKKDYRWRLDAPERGCQAGFRAVNIGALLGLNHWPSEAFFTGLHASYLQNKYLGAEIGIAVPRIKAGPGAYQPESPVFDQDLVQILLAFRLFMPRAGISLSTREPAELRDHLLPLGITRMSAGSVTAVGGHIDENADDGQFRVSDERSVDAVREMLIAKGYQPVHQDWHRLA from the coding sequence ATGCACTCTTTTTATGAACAGATCGAAGCCTATGAGGGCTTTGACTTTGCCCGATTTCTGGAGGGCGTCTCCCTCCGCCAGGTCGATGGCGTCTTGAATAAAGACTACCTCTCGCCCCATGACTTCCTGGCCCTTCTATCCCCCGCCGCCGCAGAGCGGTTGGAGGCGATGGCTCAAAAAGCCCATCGCCTGACGCGGCAGCACTTCGGCCGCGTCATCCAACTCTACACGCCCATCTACCTGGCCAACTACTGTGTCAACCGCTGTGTCTACTGCAACTTCAACCACCGCAACGACATCGAGCGGCGGCAACTGACAACGGCGGAGATCGAAGGGGAGGCCGAAGCCATCGCCGCCACCGGGCTGCGACAGATCCTCCTGCTCACCGGCGAAAAGCCGGGCAAGGACGCCCTCGATTACCTGATCAACGCCGTGGAGATCGTCCGAAACCACTTCACCGCCGTCGGGATCGAGGTCAACCCCATGGATGTGGCGGCCTACTGCCGTCTGGCCGAAGCCGGTGTGGACAGCCTGACCATCTACCATGAAACGTATGATCGCGCCGTCTACGACCGGCTCCACCCGGCCGGGCCGAAAAAAGACTACCGCTGGCGCCTCGACGCGCCGGAGCGAGGCTGCCAGGCCGGCTTCCGGGCCGTCAACATCGGCGCTCTGCTCGGCTTAAACCACTGGCCCTCAGAAGCCTTCTTCACAGGCCTACATGCCAGTTACCTTCAAAACAAATACCTGGGCGCAGAGATCGGCATCGCCGTCCCCCGCATCAAGGCCGGCCCCGGCGCCTACCAGCCGGAATCACCCGTCTTTGATCAGGACCTAGTCCAGATCCTGCTCGCCTTCCGCCTCTTCATGCCCCGCGCCGGCATCAGCCTGTCGACGCGGGAGCCGGCGGAACTGCGCGATCACCTGCTCCCCCTCGGCATCACCCGCATGTCCGCCGGTTCTGTCACTGCCGTCGGCGGTCACATCGACGAAAACGCCGACGACGGCCAGTTCCGCGTCTCTGACGAGCGATCCGTCGACGCGGTGCGCGAGATGCTGATCGCCAAGGGGTATCAGCCGGTTCACCAGGATTGGCACCGGCTGGCTTGA